Below is a genomic region from Sulfitobacter sp. OXR-159.
TTCGGCCTTGGGCATGACGAAAGGTGCACGCGACATGCTCTCGATGCCACCGGCGATGGCCAGATCCATGTCGCCGGCGCGGATCGCCCGGGCGGCGGCACCGACGGCATCCATGCCGCTGGCGCAGAGCCGGTTGATCGTGGCCCCCGGGACATCGACAGGCAGGCCTGCCAGCAGAGCGGCCATGCGCGCGACGTTGCGGTTGTCTTCGCCCGCTTGGTTGGCGCAGCCCATGATGACATCATCGACACGCGCCCAATCCACCGAGGGGTTCCGCTCCATCAATGCCTTCAACGGGATCGCGGCCAGATCGTCGGCGCGAACCGAAGAGAGGGCGCCGCCGTAACGGCCAATGGGGGTGCGCTGCGCGTCGCAGATGAATGCCTGCATGGGGGTACTCCTGTTGTTGCCCTGCAATTTACACAGCGGGGCGATTCGGTTCAATCAAAATGTTACGAAATAGAACTGATGTGTTGATTTCGGTAACATGTCGCGGTGCAGAGAGGCCATCGGCGGCAGAGACCCGCGCCGTATGGTGCGGTCATGAAACGCTGGATCGCGAGAGAAATAAAAAGAGGCCGCCCTTGGGAAAGGACAGCCTTTGGTATTTTCAGAAATGCAAAGCGAGGGGGTTAGTAGTCAACACCGCGCTGCGCTTTGATGCCCGCTTTGAACGGGTGTTTGACCTCTGACATCTCGGTCACCAGATCGGCATAGTCGCAAAGCTCGGGCCGGGCGTCGCGGCCTGTCAGCACGACGGCGGTGCGTTTGTCGCGGGCATCAAGTCCGGCGATCACGTCTTCGATCTTGAGGTATTCATAGCGGATGGCGATGTTGATCTCGTCCATCACCACAAGGTCATATTCGCCGCTCGCCATCATCTCACGTGCCTTGCCAAATGCGGTCTCGGCGGCGGCGATATCGCGGTTTCGGTCTTGGGTGTCCCAGGTGAAACCTTCGCCCATCGTGTGCCATGTCACCTCGTCCAGCTGTTCAAAGAACAGCCGTTCGCCGGTTTTCCATTTGCCCTTAATGAACTGCACCACACCGACGCGCTGTTTCCAGCCAAGCGCGCGTACGACGACCCCGAAAGCAGAGGAGGATTTGCCCTTGCCCGGTCCGGTATGGACCAGCACCAGACCCTTTTCCGGGTCTTGCAGCTCGGCCACCTTGGCGCGCTGCTCGGCCTGACGCTGCTGCATCTTTTCCTTGTGGTCTTGCGGATCCGCGTCGCTCATCGGTCATCTCCTCTATCCGGTTTCGGGGCACCATAGGGAGAGGGCGAGCCGGGCGAAAGCCCGCAATGAATCACGCCTTGGGATCGGTGACAGACCGCGCTTTGCCGCGCTCCATCCCCAACTGCCGCTCGCGCCAGATCACCAGCGCGCCCGCGCTGATCACCAGCGCCGCGCCTGCCAGCATCATCATTGTCGGCAGTTCTGCAAAGAAGACATAGCCGAGCAAGATGGCAAAGAGCATCGAGGTATAGTCGTATGGCGCCAGCATAGAAGCCGAGCCAAAGCGATAAGCCGAGGTGATAAGAATCTGCGCCACTCCGCCGATTAACCCTGCCAACACCAGCAAGCCAAAGGTTTGCAGATCAGGCATGACCCAGCCGAAGGGTAGGGTGAAAAGCGCCAAGACCGATGCAGTGACGGAAAAGTAAAAGACGATCGCCGCCGTGTCTTCGTTCTGCACCAATTGCCGGATGTGGATCTGCACAAGGCTGCGCACCATCGTCGCCATCAGGATCAACAGCGCACCAATCGTGGCTGTCTGTTCCATCGTACCGATGCTGCTGAAACGCGGCCAGAGGATGATCATCACCCCGACCAGCCCGATCGCCACGGCAGTCACGCGGATCAGACGGATCTGTTCGCCCAGCAACACGGCGGCAAGGATCACAGTGAAAATCGGTGTGGCAAAGCCGATGGCGGTGACCTCGGGCAGGGGCAGCAGGCCAAGGCCGGTAAAGGTCAGCCCCATTGCCGTGGTGCCGAAAAGCCCGCGCCAAACATGGCCCATCGGGTTCTTGGTCTTCAGCCCGCTTTTCAGTTTGCCGCGTTGCGCCAGCCAGATCAGGATCACCGGAATGGCAAAGAAGGACCGAAAGAAGACGGACTCGCCCGCGGGCACGTCGTCGGCCAGCGATTTGATGATCGCAGACATGCAGGTAAAGAGCAGGATCGCCGTGATCTTCAGCCCGACGCCAAGGGCGGGGCGGGCGGAGAAATCATCGACTTTCATGCTCTGGTCCTCACGCTTCGGGGCCGATCCGTCCGCGGTTGGTGCCGATCTGCCCGCGGTGCAGCAGCAGGTGGTCCAGCAGCACACAGGCCATCATCGCCTCACCCACCGGCACCGCGCGGATACCAACACAGGGATCATGGCGGCCTTTGGTGATGATCTCGGTCTCTTCACCCTGTTTGGTGATGGTGCGCCGTGTGGTCAGGATGCTTGAGGTCGGTTTGACCGCGAAACGCACAACCACGTCCTGTCCGGTACTGATCCCGCCCAAGATACCGCCCGCATGGTTGGAGGAATACTCCGGCCCCTCCGGCCCCATGGTGATCTCATCCGCGTTCAGCTCTCCGGTCAGCATCGCGGCTGACATGCCTTCGCCGATTTCCACGCCTTTGACGGCATTGATGCTCATCATCGCGGCGGCCAGATCGGTGTCGAGCTTGCCATAGACCGGCGCGCCGAGCCCCGCAGGCACGCCGCGCGCGGTGACTTCGATGATCGCACCCACGCTGCTGCCGGACTTGCGCAGCCCGTCGAGATACGCGGCCCAGTCGTCCGCCGCCTTGGCATCGGGCACCCAAAACGGGTTCTGCTCGATCTGGTCCCAATCGAACGCATCCCGGTCGACCTTATGCGGACCCATCTGCACCATATAGCCGGTGATTTGCAGGTTCGGGGCCAGCGCCTTGATCGCCTCGCGCGCCAGACCACCCGCCGCCACCCGCGCCGCCGTTTCGCGCGCCGAGGAACGCCCACCCCCGCGATAGTCGCGGATGCCGTATTTCTGGAAATAGGTGATGTCGGCATGACCGGGGCGGAACTTGTCCTTGATATCCCCGTAGTCTTTCGAGCGCTGGTCGGTGTTTTCAATCATCAGTTGGATGGGCGTGCCGGTGGTGACACCCTCAAAGGTGCCCGACAGAATCCGCACCTCATCCGCCTCACGCCGCTGCGTGGTGTATTTGTTCTGGCCCGGTTTGCGCTTGTCCAACCACTGCTGGATCATCGCCTCGTCAATCGGCACGCCGGGGGGGCAGCCATCAATCGTGGCGCCAAGGGCGGGACCGTGGCTTTCGCCCCATGTGGTGACCCGGTAAAGATGGCCAAAGCTGTTGATCGACATGGGCGGACCTCCTGTTGTCAAACCCTTAGCCGGGGCAGCGCCCTGCCTCAAGGGGATTTGCCTTGCCAATTGTGCAGGTCCGATCTACCCCTGACGCTACCTCGGGGGGCCTTTGGGCTGAGATGTACGTGTTGTGCGGACCCGTTGAACCTGAACCGGTTAACACCGGCGGAGGGAAGGTCCGGACAGACATCCACCTTTTACCTTTCGCCGCAAAAGGAGGATGCAATGAAGTATCTTACACTTGCTGCGGGCGTCTTGGGCGCATCGGCTGCATGGGCCGAAACGCCTGAATTGACGGTCTATACCTACGACAGTTTCGTCACCGAATGGGGCCCCGGCCCGGCCATCGAAGAGGGGTTCGAGGCTGAATGCGGTTGCAACCTGAAATTCGTCGGCATGGGCGATGGCGCGGCACTGCTGGCGCGTTTGAAACTTGAGGGCGCACGTTCCGACGCAGATATCGTGCTGGGGCTGGACACCAGCCTTGTCGCCGCCGCGAAAGAGACCGAGCTGTTTGCGCCGAGCGGGTTGCAGGCTGACTATGATCTGCCGATCACTTGGGAAGACGAAGTTTTCGTCCCCTATGATTGGGGCTATTTTGCCTTTGTCCATGGCACGGACCTTTCCGCGCCCACCGATTTCAAAGCGCTGGCCGAGAGCGATTTGAAGATCGTGATCCAAGACCCACGGTCCTCGACACCCGGTCTGGGTCTGTTGATGTGGGTCAAAACGGCCTATGGCGATGAGGCGCCCGAGGTTTGGGCGGGGCTGGCCGATAACGTCGTGACCGTCACCAAAGGCTGGTCCGAAGCCTACGGTCTGTTCCTCGAAGGCGAGGCCGATATGGTGCTCAGCTACACCACATCCCCCGCCTATCACCTGATTGCCGAGGAAGACGACAGCAAGACAGCGGCGCTGTTTGACGAAGGCCACTACATGCAGATCGAAGTGGCGGGAAAGCTCGCGGGGTCGGATCAGCCGGAGCTGGCCGATCAGTTCCTGCAATACCTCGTCTCTGACGCCGCGCAATCGGTGCTGCCGACGACCAACTGGATGTACCCCGCCGTGACGCCCGAAGGCGGTCTGCCCGAAGGGTTTGACGGGATGATCCAGCCCGGCAAGGCGCTGTTGGTGCCGAACGGCGAAGTCCCCGCGCTCCGTGAAGAGGCTTTGGACGAATGGCTGACCGCGCTGTCGCGTTAAGCGGCAAGACGGGGCTTTTCGCCGCCGCACTGGTCGCGGGCCTGATCCTTGCTGCGTTGGTTGCCGTTTTCATGGCAGCCGATGTGGCGGCGGGGCTGGGGGCGGCGGATTGGGCGGCGGTGCGTTTTACCGTCACGCAGGCGGTGTGGTCGGCGGTGCTGTCTGTGCTGCTGGCGGTGCCGGTCGCGCGGGCCTTGGCGCGGCGGCAGTTTTGGGGGCGTGGGGCGTTGATCACATTGCTCGGCGCGCCGTTTATTCTGCCGGTGATCGTGGCGGTGCTGGGGTTGCTCACGGTCTTTGGCCGCTCGGGCGTGCTGAACCAATTTGGCGCGGCTCTGGGCCTGCCGTCCGTGTCGATCTACGGGCTGCATGGGGTGGTTCTGGCCCATGTCTTCTTTAACCTTCCGCTGGCGACACGGCTTTTGCTGCAAGGCTGGCAGAGCATACCGTCCGAGCGGTTTCGACTGGCCGGGCAGCTGCAGATGACGCCCCGTGCACTGTTTCTGGCGCTGGAATGGCCGATGCTGCGGCAGGTGCTGCCCGGCGTGGCGGCGCTGATCTTCGTGATTTGTCTGACCAGTTTTGCCGTGGCCCTGACACTGGGTGGCGGGCCACGCGCGACGACGATCGAGCTGGCGATCTATCAGGCGTTTCGGTTTGATTTTGACCTTGGACGGGCGGCGCTTTTGTCGGTGGTGCAGCTTGTGCTCGCCGGTGCTGCGGCGGTTGCGGCGCTTTGGCTGATCCCGCCGATCAGCATGGGCGGCGGGCTGGATCGCCCCTTGCGCCGTTGGGATGCGCTGGGCGGGGGGCAGCGAGCGTTGGACATTACCGTGATTTCGGTTGCCGCCTTGTTTTTGCTGCTGCCGCTGGGGGCTGTAGTGCTGCGCGGATTGGTAGGTTTGGGGCAACTGCCGCCTTCGGTGTGGCAAGCTACATTGAATAGCATTCTGGTGGCGGGCTTCAGCGTGATGGTACTTGCCGCACTGGCCTTGCCGATGGCGGGTTGGATCGCCACCCGGCGGCGCGGCGGGGTGGAGGCGATTGGCCTGATGGGGCTTGCGGCCTCTCCGCTGATGATCGGCACGGGCTGGTTCATTCTGATTAACCCCGTACTTGACCCGGCGCGGCTGAGCCTGCCGGTCACGGCCTTGGTCAATGCGCTGATGGCGCTGCCTTTCGTGCTGCGTATTCTGGTGCCGCGCCTTCGCGAGACATTGCAGGATTATGGCCCGCTGACACAGACCCTCGGCATGAAAGGTTGGGCGCTTTGGCGTTTGCTGGTCTTGCCGCGCTTGCGTCCACAACTGGGCTTTGCCGCCGGGTTGACGGGGGCGCTGTCGGTGGGTGACCTCGGCGTGATCGCGCTGTTCGCCGATCAGGACCGTGCGACGCTGCCGTTGCAAATGTACCGTCTGATGGGCGCCTACCGGATGGAGGCCGCCGCGGGCGCGGCGCTGTTGCTGCTGGTCTTGGCGCTGGCGGTGTTTTTCATCTGCGACAAATGGGGGCGCTGGCATGCTGACGCTTGAGGGAATGCGCATCGAGCGGGGCGATTTCAGCCTCTCTGCCGATATGACGCTCGCACCGGGGCGCAGCTACGCCGTGATCGGTCCCTCCGGGTCGGGCAAGTCGACGTTGCTGGCGGCGATTTGTGGTTTTGTGCCAGTGGCGGCGGGGCGGTTGTTGCGGAAGGGGGTCGAGATCACGGATCAACATCCCGGCCAGCGCGGCATGACGATGCTGTTTCAGGATAATAATCTGTTTCCCCATCTCACCGTGCGTCAGAACGTAGGGCTTGGTCTGCGCCCGGACCTTCGTCTGAAGGCGGCGGATCGAGAGGCGATTGATGCCGCCCTCTCGCGGGTGGGGCTGAGCGATCACGCCGCCAAACGCCCCGGTGCGCTGTCGGGTGGGCAGCAAAGCCGCGTGGCGCTGGCGCGGGTGCTGGTGCAGGCGCGGCCTTGGGTGCTGTTGGATGAACCCTTTGCGGCGCTCGGCCCGGCGCTGCGGATTGAGATGCTTGATCTGGTCCAAGACCTCGCCCGAGAGACCGGGGCGGGGTTGATCATGGTAACCCATGCGCCCGATGACGTGCGGCGCATCGCGGATGAGGTGATCTTTGTCGAAGGCGGGCGCGCCCATGCGCCGGGACCGGCGGCGGAATTGCTCGACAACCCGCCACCGGCCTTGCGCGCCTATCTCGGCTAGGCGGCGGAAATTTTTGAAATTTCCGGGGCGTTTTCTTTTAAAGAAAACGCCTTCAACGTTTCGGTCATGCCAAGAGCTGCTTGAGCAGCCTCGCGTCCTTTGGTGACAAAATGCGCGCGGTAGATCGCGTTGTGGTGGTCGGTTTCCTGATAGTGATGCGGGGTGAGCGAGACCGACAGCACCGGCAGGTCGCAGTCCAGCCCAACGCGCATCAGCCCATCGACCACCGTCTGCGCCACGAAATCATGCCGGTAAATGCCGCCATCCACCACGAAGGCCGCGCAGATCACGGCATCATAGCGCCCGGTCTTGGCCAGACGCTGCGCCATGAGCGGCAGTTCAAAGGCCCCGGGAACGGCGAAGCTGTCCACCTGCGCGGCGTCGATAACCTCGGTAAACCCGTCATAGGCGCGGTCGACGATATCCGCATGCCAACTGGCGCGCACAAAGGCGAAACGGGCGGAACGTTGTTGTGTCATTGTGATCTCCTTTAGGTTCAGACACGTCCACCCAAGGCGATCACGAGCATAGGCGGGGCCAAGGCCCCACATATGTTCGCATTCTCTTCCATCCGGACTGTGACCGTCGGCTCTGGAATCGCACCAGATCTGCTGACACCTTCGAAAAGGCCGCTCGCGGGCTTGCGGGAACCGCTTACCGCCGGTGGGGAATTTCGCCCCGCCCTGAGAATGATGTCAGGTTGCCAAGTTGCACAAGGCTCTGCAATACCAAAAGAAACGCATAGGAGGCACCATGCACCCCAATCCGATCTACCGCAAAGAGGGCCGAGACCGGAACCTTGCCTTTGCCCGTGACATCGGCTTTGGCGTCTTGGCGATCAACGGGGCAGAGGGACCGCTGATGGCGCATGTGCCTTTCATTCTGAACGACGCCGGGGATTTGGCAGAGCTGCATCTGGTGCGCTCAAACCCCATCGCGCGAGCGCTGAAGGTTCCGCAGCCGGTGCGTTTGGCGGTGACCGGGGCCGACAGCTATGTCTCGCCGGATTGGTACGGGATTGAGGATCAAGTGCCGACATGGAACTATGTGGCCGTGCATCTGACCGGGATGCTAGAGGCGCGCCCGGCAGAGGAACTGCCCGATCTGCTGGCGCGGCAATCGGCGATCTATGAGGCGCGGCTGGCGCCCAAGACCCCGTGGAAATTGGACAAGATGACCCCCGAAGCGCGAGACAAGATGCTGCGCATGATCGTCCCCTGTCAGATCCGCGTCACCGGGATCGACGGCACATGGAAGCTGGGCCAGAACAAGGATGAGGCCGTGCGTCTGGCGGCGGCGGATCAGATGGCGGCGCATGGGTTCGGGACAGAGCCTGCGGTGATGGCGGCCCTGATGCGCGGGGTGTGATCGCCGTTGCGTCCGGCGCGGCGCCGTTGAATAGTGCGGGCAACCAAGGGGGGACTTCACGTGAAACTATTTTATTCTCAAACCTCGCCCTATGTCCGCAAGGTCATGGTGCTGCTGCACGAAACTGGCCAGCTTGATGATGTCGCGCTGGAGCCGACATCGGGCACACCATTGGCCCCGGCCGAGGGCTTTGCCGCGCGCAATCCGCTGACCAAAGTACCCGCGCTGGAGCGACCGGACGGATGCACGCTCTATGACAGCCGGGTGATCTGCGCCTATCTGGATGACCGCGCCGGGGCGGGGCTTTACCCTCAAGGCGCAAGCAGGTGGGACACTTTGACGCTGGAGGCCACGGCGGACGGGATGCTCGATGCAGCGCTCGCCATGGTCTACGAAGGCAAGCTGCGCCCCGAAAACAAACGCATGG
It encodes:
- a CDS encoding ATP-binding cassette domain-containing protein codes for the protein MLTLEGMRIERGDFSLSADMTLAPGRSYAVIGPSGSGKSTLLAAICGFVPVAAGRLLRKGVEITDQHPGQRGMTMLFQDNNLFPHLTVRQNVGLGLRPDLRLKAADREAIDAALSRVGLSDHAAKRPGALSGGQQSRVALARVLVQARPWVLLDEPFAALGPALRIEMLDLVQDLARETGAGLIMVTHAPDDVRRIADEVIFVEGGRAHAPGPAAELLDNPPPALRAYLG
- a CDS encoding DMT family transporter, with translation MKVDDFSARPALGVGLKITAILLFTCMSAIIKSLADDVPAGESVFFRSFFAIPVILIWLAQRGKLKSGLKTKNPMGHVWRGLFGTTAMGLTFTGLGLLPLPEVTAIGFATPIFTVILAAVLLGEQIRLIRVTAVAIGLVGVMIILWPRFSSIGTMEQTATIGALLILMATMVRSLVQIHIRQLVQNEDTAAIVFYFSVTASVLALFTLPFGWVMPDLQTFGLLVLAGLIGGVAQILITSAYRFGSASMLAPYDYTSMLFAILLGYVFFAELPTMMMLAGAALVISAGALVIWRERQLGMERGKARSVTDPKA
- a CDS encoding glutathione S-transferase; this encodes MKLFYSQTSPYVRKVMVLLHETGQLDDVALEPTSGTPLAPAEGFAARNPLTKVPALERPDGCTLYDSRVICAYLDDRAGAGLYPQGASRWDTLTLEATADGMLDAALAMVYEGKLRPENKRMAEWVEGQWGKVERACKTLNNQWAAHLAGPLDMGQIAVGCALGYIDFRHGARDWRAGNPDLAAWFDAFDSRPAMTHTAPPQ
- the thiB gene encoding thiamine ABC transporter substrate binding subunit, coding for MKYLTLAAGVLGASAAWAETPELTVYTYDSFVTEWGPGPAIEEGFEAECGCNLKFVGMGDGAALLARLKLEGARSDADIVLGLDTSLVAAAKETELFAPSGLQADYDLPITWEDEVFVPYDWGYFAFVHGTDLSAPTDFKALAESDLKIVIQDPRSSTPGLGLLMWVKTAYGDEAPEVWAGLADNVVTVTKGWSEAYGLFLEGEADMVLSYTTSPAYHLIAEEDDSKTAALFDEGHYMQIEVAGKLAGSDQPELADQFLQYLVSDAAQSVLPTTNWMYPAVTPEGGLPEGFDGMIQPGKALLVPNGEVPALREEALDEWLTALSR
- a CDS encoding 6,7-dimethyl-8-ribityllumazine synthase; its protein translation is MTQQRSARFAFVRASWHADIVDRAYDGFTEVIDAAQVDSFAVPGAFELPLMAQRLAKTGRYDAVICAAFVVDGGIYRHDFVAQTVVDGLMRVGLDCDLPVLSVSLTPHHYQETDHHNAIYRAHFVTKGREAAQAALGMTETLKAFSLKENAPEISKISAA
- the aroC gene encoding chorismate synthase; translation: MSINSFGHLYRVTTWGESHGPALGATIDGCPPGVPIDEAMIQQWLDKRKPGQNKYTTQRREADEVRILSGTFEGVTTGTPIQLMIENTDQRSKDYGDIKDKFRPGHADITYFQKYGIRDYRGGGRSSARETAARVAAGGLAREAIKALAPNLQITGYMVQMGPHKVDRDAFDWDQIEQNPFWVPDAKAADDWAAYLDGLRKSGSSVGAIIEVTARGVPAGLGAPVYGKLDTDLAAAMMSINAVKGVEIGEGMSAAMLTGELNADEITMGPEGPEYSSNHAGGILGGISTGQDVVVRFAVKPTSSILTTRRTITKQGEETEIITKGRHDPCVGIRAVPVGEAMMACVLLDHLLLHRGQIGTNRGRIGPEA
- a CDS encoding FMN-binding negative transcriptional regulator, translating into MHPNPIYRKEGRDRNLAFARDIGFGVLAINGAEGPLMAHVPFILNDAGDLAELHLVRSNPIARALKVPQPVRLAVTGADSYVSPDWYGIEDQVPTWNYVAVHLTGMLEARPAEELPDLLARQSAIYEARLAPKTPWKLDKMTPEARDKMLRMIVPCQIRVTGIDGTWKLGQNKDEAVRLAAADQMAAHGFGTEPAVMAALMRGV
- the cobO gene encoding cob(I)yrinic acid a,c-diamide adenosyltransferase, whose product is MSDADPQDHKEKMQQRQAEQRAKVAELQDPEKGLVLVHTGPGKGKSSSAFGVVVRALGWKQRVGVVQFIKGKWKTGERLFFEQLDEVTWHTMGEGFTWDTQDRNRDIAAAETAFGKAREMMASGEYDLVVMDEINIAIRYEYLKIEDVIAGLDARDKRTAVVLTGRDARPELCDYADLVTEMSEVKHPFKAGIKAQRGVDY
- a CDS encoding thiamine/thiamine pyrophosphate ABC transporter permease ThiP, whose amino-acid sequence is MADRAVALSGKTGLFAAALVAGLILAALVAVFMAADVAAGLGAADWAAVRFTVTQAVWSAVLSVLLAVPVARALARRQFWGRGALITLLGAPFILPVIVAVLGLLTVFGRSGVLNQFGAALGLPSVSIYGLHGVVLAHVFFNLPLATRLLLQGWQSIPSERFRLAGQLQMTPRALFLALEWPMLRQVLPGVAALIFVICLTSFAVALTLGGGPRATTIELAIYQAFRFDFDLGRAALLSVVQLVLAGAAAVAALWLIPPISMGGGLDRPLRRWDALGGGQRALDITVISVAALFLLLPLGAVVLRGLVGLGQLPPSVWQATLNSILVAGFSVMVLAALALPMAGWIATRRRGGVEAIGLMGLAASPLMIGTGWFILINPVLDPARLSLPVTALVNALMALPFVLRILVPRLRETLQDYGPLTQTLGMKGWALWRLLVLPRLRPQLGFAAGLTGALSVGDLGVIALFADQDRATLPLQMYRLMGAYRMEAAAGAALLLLVLALAVFFICDKWGRWHADA